The Enhydrobacter sp. sequence ATTGCCGTCGACCAGACCGACCGGGCGGCCATGGCCGACATCATTGACGGCGCGCGTGGCGAACACGCCGACCATCAGCGGCCCCAGCATGCCGCTGATGCCGTGAACGCCGAAGACGTCGAGCGAATCGTCGTAGCCCAGCCGCGTCTTGAGCACGACCGCCGACCAGTAGCAGACGGCGCCGGCGGCAAGGCCGATCACCATGGCCGCCCATGGCTCGACATAGCCGGCCGCCGGCGTGATGGCGCCGAGACCGGCGACTGCCCCCGAGAGCACCCCCAGCACGGACGGCTTGCCGCGCGAGGCCCATTCGACCGCCATCCAGACGAGCGCGGCCACTGCCGCGGCGACATGGGTGTTGAGCATCGCAGCGCCCGCCAGTTCGCCCGAGGAGAGGGCCGAGCCCGCATTGAAGCCGAACCAGCCGACCCACAGCAGCGAGGTGCCGATCAGGGTCAGCACGAGGTTGTGCGGCGCCATGTATTCGTGCCCGTAGCCCTCGCGCCTGCCGACCACCAGCGCGCAGACGAGGCCGGCGATGCCGGCATTGAGATGCACGACGAGGCCGCCCGCGAAGTCGAGCACGCCGGCCGCACCGAGAAAGCCGCCGCCCCAGATCCAATGGGCCACCGGCACATAGACCAGCAGGAGCCACAGGCCCATGAACCACATCATGGCCGAGAACTTCAGGCGCTCGGCGAAGGCGCCGGCGATGATCGCCGGCGTGATGATGGCGAAAGTCGCCTGGTACATCAGGAAGACATTCTCCGGCACGGTCCGCGCCAGCGGATGGACGCTGCCCTGCAAGCCCAGGCCGAGCAGGCGGCCGAAACCGCCGATCAGGCCGTTCAGCCTTCCGCCATCGGTGAAGGCGAGCGAATAGCCCAGCGCCAGCCAGAGGACGGACACCAGGGCGGC is a genomic window containing:
- a CDS encoding ammonium transporter → MLVVFGATQAWAAERPVIDTGDTAWLLVATALVLMMDIPGLSLFYAGMVRKKNVLATAVQAFAVAALVSVLWLALGYSLAFTDGGRLNGLIGGFGRLLGLGLQGSVHPLARTVPENVFLMYQATFAIITPAIIAGAFAERLKFSAMMWFMGLWLLLVYVPVAHWIWGGGFLGAAGVLDFAGGLVVHLNAGIAGLVCALVVGRREGYGHEYMAPHNLVLTLIGTSLLWVGWFGFNAGSALSSGELAGAAMLNTHVAAAVAALVWMAVEWASRGKPSVLGVLSGAVAGLGAITPAAGYVEPWAAMVIGLAAGAVCYWSAVVLKTRLGYDDSLDVFGVHGISGMLGPLMVGVFATRAVNDVGHGRPVGLVDGNAHQILVQLLGVLVVGIFSAAVTWVLLRVVDATVGLRVTREEETEGLDTVLHGERVQ